The Actinomycetota bacterium DNA window GACCAGCCGCAAGGCCAGCATGAGGCCGGCGCCGGCGAGGGCGACCACGACCCGGTTGACCTTCTCGGTGGCGATCAGGGCGTAGGCCACCGCGAAGACGGTGACGGCCAGGGCCGTGCTCATGGCTGGAGGAGGCGGGCGAGCAGGGCCGAGCTGGTGATCCCGCCGACCAGCCGGCCGCCTTCGCGGACCGCCACCAGCGGCGCCCTGGCCCCAGCCATGGCCGCCGCGACCTCGATCAGGGTCGCGTCCCCGTCGACCTGGGGAATCTCGCTGCCGGCCTTGGCCAGCAGCTCGTCGGCCCGGCGGCCCTCCAGCCGCCGCCACAGCAGATCGGCGGCGCCCTCTTCCAGCACCTGAGCCAGCCTGGGGTCCTCAATGATGTAGCTGGGCAGCAACCGCGACAGCAGCCCGATGTCGGACACCACTCCCTGGAGCTGGCCCTGGCGTTCGATGAACACCACGTCCACCTCCTCCGTGGCCAGCACGCGGGCCACCTCAGAGGCGGGGGCGTCGGTGGGCAGCGACGGATAGGGAGCGGCCAGGTCGCGTGCTCGCATCAGGCTGCTCCTTCCTTGGGGGTGCCGCCGGGCCGGGCCGAGAACGGCAGGGCGCGGTGCAGCAGCAATGCCCCGACTGCGGCGGCCAGCAGCGACCCGGTCAGGATGCCGACCCGGGCCTGATCCTGGAGGGTGGGGTCCGGGTAGGCGAGGCTGGCGATGAACAGCGACACGGTGAAGCCGACCCCCGCCACCGCCGCGATCGCCACGACCTGGCGGCCGGTGACATCAGCGGGCAGGGTCCCAGCCCGAAGGCGTACGGCCAGCCAGGCGGCGCCGCTGATCCCGACCAGCTTACCCACCACGAGCCCGAGGACCACCCCGGCGGTGACCGGGGACCCCACCGCCTCAGCAAGCGACCCCCGGCTCAGCGGCACCCCGGCGTTGGCCAGCGCGAACAACGGGACAACCAACAAGCTGGTCCAGGGGTGCAAGGTGTGCTCCAGCCGCTCGGCAGCCGAGATCGTCTCCTGGACATGCTGCTTGACCCGGCGCACCACCGGGGCCGAGGGCTGGATGTCGTCACCGCCTAGCGAGACCGACAGGTGCCGAACCAGTGGGCGGGTCGGCATCAGCAGCCCCAGCGCAACCCCGGCGATGGTGGCATGCACCCCCGAGGCGTAGGTGGCCAGCCACACCCCGACGCCGAGCAGCACATGGATCGGCCACCACACCACCCCCACCCGGTGGAGCACGGCGATCACCGCCAGCAGCCCGACCGCAGCTCCCAGCGGGGCCCAGGCCAACCCGCCGGAGTAGAAGACGGCGATCACGATGATGGCCCCGATGTCATCCACGATGGCCACGCTCAATAGCAGCAGTTTGAGCC harbors:
- a CDS encoding CBS domain-containing protein, coding for MRARDLAAPYPSLPTDAPASEVARVLATEEVDVVFIERQGQLQGVVSDIGLLSRLLPSYIIEDPRLAQVLEEGAADLLWRRLEGRRADELLAKAGSEIPQVDGDATLIEVAAAMAGARAPLVAVREGGRLVGGITSSALLARLLQP
- a CDS encoding Na+/H+ antiporter NhaA; amino-acid sequence: MLVLFGSRVPSGLKLLLLSVAIVDDIGAIIVIAVFYSGGLAWAPLGAAVGLLAVIAVLHRVGVVWWPIHVLLGVGVWLATYASGVHATIAGVALGLLMPTRPLVRHLSVSLGGDDIQPSAPVVRRVKQHVQETISAAERLEHTLHPWTSLLVVPLFALANAGVPLSRGSLAEAVGSPVTAGVVLGLVVGKLVGISGAAWLAVRLRAGTLPADVTGRQVVAIAAVAGVGFTVSLFIASLAYPDPTLQDQARVGILTGSLLAAAVGALLLHRALPFSARPGGTPKEGAA